A genomic region of Bacteroidales bacterium contains the following coding sequences:
- a CDS encoding site-specific integrase encodes MNIAKLNKLEKLYYENNLDNRQLNVLRYFLFVCYTGLRYTDIKNLKYSHIKKRLFIEGEIQFIELKMHKTKLNVSVPIIEKAKKLMPKKVARNHLVFRVLSNQKTNQYLKEIIKIAGIEKNITFHSARHTLATTGLEMGIPIKVVSKILGHTEIKMTQIYAKVNDGLKYREMMKKEGMSYNLSPTETFTN; translated from the coding sequence TTGAATATTGCAAAATTAAACAAGCTTGAAAAATTGTATTATGAAAATAATTTAGATAACAGACAATTGAATGTATTACGCTATTTCCTATTTGTTTGCTATACCGGATTGAGATATACTGATATTAAAAATTTAAAATACAGCCATATAAAAAAGAGATTGTTTATTGAAGGAGAGATTCAATTTATTGAATTGAAAATGCACAAAACAAAGCTTAATGTATCAGTTCCGATAATTGAAAAGGCTAAAAAATTGATGCCTAAAAAAGTTGCAAGAAATCATCTTGTTTTCAGAGTTTTATCAAATCAAAAGACTAACCAATATTTAAAGGAGATTATTAAAATAGCCGGAATAGAAAAGAATATCACCTTCCATAGTGCCAGACATACGCTTGCAACTACCGGATTAGAAATGGGAATACCTATTAAAGTTGTTTCAAAAATTTTGGGGCATACAGAGATTAAAATGACACAGATTTATGCAAAGGTTAATGACGGATTGAAGTATCGTGAAATGATGAAAAAGGAAGGAATGAGCTACAACCTCAGTCCAACAGAGACTTTTACAAATTAA
- a CDS encoding aspartate kinase, producing the protein MKVFKFGGGILRTQKDTDQLLKILENYKNDKLIIVVSAFNKITSKFETLLNKYFENKQLDLTVCNEIKDYHFNMTKSLFEKNDKTEINRKINILFDEIYKIFQNGLSSYYHYEYDKIVSYGELLSSTIIFELLKINGFNCIFEDIRNIIITDSEYTEAKVNWKLSVENIKNKCSGNDFTFCLTQGFIAADENGNTTTLGREGSDFSASVLAYALDAEEVIFWKEVAGIYNADPTQTSDYQLLPKLSYKESVEQAFYGAKILHPKTIKPLQNKSIPIKVKSFYKPAENGTDIIDISDMSPDLYPDVPIYIVKDNQILISLSTLDFSFISENNLGKIFTLLSKYRIKANLIQSSAISFSICITNNKFKIPNLIKELKENFSVLYNDDLSLITIRHYNDEAVRKMTLGKNILLRQNSRHTSRFVIK; encoded by the coding sequence ATGAAAGTATTTAAATTCGGAGGCGGGATTTTAAGAACACAAAAAGATACCGATCAGCTATTAAAGATACTTGAAAATTATAAGAACGATAAACTTATAATTGTTGTTTCTGCTTTTAATAAAATTACAAGTAAGTTTGAAACCCTGTTAAATAAATATTTTGAAAATAAACAACTTGATTTAACTGTCTGTAATGAAATAAAAGACTATCATTTCAATATGACAAAATCATTATTTGAAAAAAATGACAAAACAGAGATTAACCGGAAAATTAATATACTGTTTGATGAAATTTATAAAATTTTTCAAAACGGATTAAGTTCTTACTACCATTACGAATACGACAAAATAGTTTCTTACGGTGAATTATTATCATCAACCATAATTTTTGAATTATTAAAGATTAACGGTTTTAATTGCATATTTGAAGATATAAGAAATATTATTATAACAGATTCTGAATATACAGAAGCCAAAGTAAATTGGAAATTATCTGTTGAGAATATTAAAAACAAATGTTCAGGAAATGATTTCACATTTTGTCTCACTCAAGGATTTATTGCTGCGGACGAAAACGGAAATACAACCACACTTGGCAGAGAAGGCAGTGATTTCTCGGCTTCTGTTCTTGCATATGCTCTTGATGCAGAAGAAGTTATTTTTTGGAAAGAAGTTGCCGGTATATACAATGCCGACCCAACACAAACAAGTGATTATCAGCTACTTCCTAAACTGTCTTATAAAGAATCTGTTGAGCAAGCATTTTACGGAGCTAAAATTTTACATCCAAAAACTATCAAACCTCTTCAGAATAAATCAATACCTATAAAAGTTAAATCCTTTTATAAACCGGCAGAAAACGGGACGGATATTATTGATATTTCCGATATGAGTCCTGATCTGTATCCCGATGTCCCGATATATATTGTAAAGGACAATCAAATCTTGATCTCGCTTTCGACTTTAGATTTTTCTTTCATTTCTGAAAATAATCTGGGAAAGATATTTACACTATTATCAAAATACAGAATAAAAGCTAACTTAATACAGTCTTCTGCAATCAGTTTTTCAATTTGTATAACAAATAATAAATTTAAAATACCCAACTTAATCAAAGAACTTAAAGAAAATTTCAGTGTTTTATATAATGATGATCTTTCTTTGATCACTATCAGACATTATAATGATGAAGCTGTCCGAAAAATGACTTTGGGAAAAAATATATTGCTTCGCCAAAACAGCAGGCATACATCAAGGTTTGTAATAAAATAA
- a CDS encoding type II toxin-antitoxin system PemK/MazF family toxin, giving the protein MKQQNEIWSINLDPTIGAEIKKTRPAIIVNDNAIGLLPLKIIVPITDWKEQFAVAKKIIFSVNNLCWLFNHPQNSNSIFNRFYVLKSHGEFIFTFF; this is encoded by the coding sequence ATGAAACAGCAAAATGAAATTTGGTCGATAAATCTTGATCCGACAATTGGAGCAGAAATAAAAAAAACTCGCCCGGCAATTATTGTAAACGATAATGCAATCGGGCTGTTACCTTTAAAAATAATTGTTCCCATAACTGATTGGAAAGAACAATTTGCTGTTGCTAAAAAGATAATATTTTCAGTCAATAATCTATGCTGGTTGTTTAATCACCCCCAAAACAGCAATAGCATCTTTAATAGATTTTATGTCTTGAAAAGTCATGGTGAGTTTATCTTTACGTTCTTTTAA
- the fbp gene encoding class 1 fructose-bisphosphatase gives MSVTTLNEFIIERQADFPYAKGELTRLLTHMSVAAKVVNREVNKAGLVDILGEIGESNVHGEDQKKLDVYADEKFISSLKSSGECCGIASEENKDIVSFDEELPKQGRYIVTMDPLDGSSNIDVNVSIGTIFSIFRRVSPVGHKAALEDFVQDGTKQVAAGYIIYGSSTMMVYTTGRGVNGFTLDPSIGEFCLSHPDILIPHSGIIYSINEGNYIKFPEGVKQYLKYCQDKDVPTGRPYTSRYIGSLVADFHRNLLKGGIFIYPISAGYPSGKLRLLYECNPMAMIIEQAGGKATDGRGTRIMDIKPESLHQRVPFYVGSRNMVNTAEEFMKKYGWKEPDISH, from the coding sequence ATGTCTGTTACAACATTAAACGAGTTTATTATTGAACGACAAGCTGATTTTCCTTATGCAAAAGGGGAACTCACAAGATTATTAACCCATATGAGTGTTGCAGCTAAAGTAGTGAACAGAGAAGTTAATAAAGCCGGTTTGGTCGATATACTGGGTGAAATCGGTGAAAGTAATGTGCATGGAGAGGATCAAAAAAAACTTGATGTTTATGCTGATGAGAAGTTTATTAGTTCTTTAAAATCAAGTGGCGAATGTTGTGGTATTGCGTCTGAAGAGAATAAAGATATTGTATCATTTGATGAAGAACTGCCGAAACAAGGCAGATATATAGTAACAATGGATCCTTTGGACGGTTCTTCAAATATTGATGTTAATGTTTCGATAGGTACAATTTTTTCAATATTCAGACGTGTTTCACCCGTAGGACATAAAGCAGCACTGGAAGATTTTGTTCAAGACGGAACGAAGCAAGTTGCTGCCGGGTATATTATCTACGGATCTTCTACAATGATGGTCTATACTACAGGGCGAGGAGTGAACGGCTTTACTCTTGACCCCTCAATCGGAGAATTTTGTCTTTCGCATCCTGATATTTTAATCCCTCATTCAGGTATAATATATTCAATTAATGAAGGGAATTATATAAAATTTCCTGAAGGTGTAAAACAATATCTTAAATATTGTCAGGATAAAGATGTTCCGACCGGAAGGCCATATACTTCAAGATACATCGGATCATTAGTAGCTGATTTTCATCGAAATCTTTTAAAGGGCGGAATATTTATTTATCCGATTTCGGCAGGTTATCCTTCAGGAAAATTAAGACTATTATATGAATGTAATCCTATGGCAATGATTATTGAACAAGCCGGAGGAAAAGCTACGGACGGTCGCGGCACAAGGATAATGGATATAAAACCTGAATCATTGCATCAACGTGTTCCTTTTTATGTAGGTTCCAGGAATATGGTAAATACTGCTGAAGAGTTTATGAAAAAGTACGGTTGGAAAGAACCGGATATTTCTCATTAA
- the rfbD gene encoding dTDP-4-dehydrorhamnose reductase has product MITILITGAKGQLGSEIKRLSENNSEKKINYLFTDIDELDITDLNSLHFFFSKKKVDFIVNCAAYTNVDKAESEEDKAEMLNAIAVKNLATVSVNYKITLIHISTDYVFDGTKKTPYTEGDSINPKTAYGRTKLKGEQLITDSYKYNIIRTSWLYSVFGNNFVKTMIRLGREKEKINVVNDQIGSPTNAADLAAAILLIIQNSIEDSSYFQNGIYHFSNEGSCSWYDFAKEIMNYAGFNCKVNPVSSKEFPTPAERPEFSLMDKSKIKDVYKVIVPDWKKSLKKCLDEIIR; this is encoded by the coding sequence ATGATTACAATACTGATAACCGGTGCAAAAGGTCAATTAGGAAGTGAAATTAAAAGGCTGTCTGAAAATAATTCAGAAAAGAAGATTAATTATCTCTTTACTGATATTGATGAATTAGATATAACTGATCTTAACTCCTTACATTTTTTTTTTTCAAAAAAGAAAGTTGATTTTATTGTAAATTGTGCTGCATATACAAATGTTGATAAAGCTGAATCAGAAGAAGATAAAGCTGAAATGTTAAACGCAATTGCGGTAAAAAATCTTGCAACTGTATCTGTTAATTATAAAATAACGCTGATTCATATTTCAACTGATTATGTTTTTGACGGAACTAAAAAGACACCATATACAGAAGGAGATTCAATAAATCCTAAAACAGCATACGGAAGAACAAAACTTAAAGGTGAGCAATTAATTACAGATTCATATAAATATAATATTATCAGAACATCATGGCTTTATTCAGTATTCGGGAATAATTTTGTAAAAACCATGATTAGATTAGGAAGAGAAAAAGAAAAAATTAATGTTGTAAATGACCAAATTGGTTCTCCCACAAATGCAGCAGACCTTGCCGCTGCAATCTTATTAATTATACAGAACTCAATTGAGGACAGTAGTTATTTTCAAAACGGAATTTATCATTTTTCTAATGAAGGATCATGCTCTTGGTACGATTTTGCAAAAGAGATAATGAATTATGCAGGATTTAATTGCAAAGTTAATCCGGTTTCTTCAAAAGAATTTCCGACACCTGCTGAAAGACCTGAATTCAGCCTGATGGATAAATCAAAAATAAAAGATGTATATAAAGTTATTGTACCGGATTGGAAAAAAAGTTTAAAAAAATGTTTGGATGAAATAATAAGATAG